In Trichlorobacter lovleyi, the DNA window CCCAGGCCGATGGAGTAGAGTAACAGCAGGACAATCCCGTGGGCGACCTTTTCTTCAGTTGCCGCAATCATCAGGATCGAGGCCAGGATTGGGCCGATGCAGGGGGTCCAGCCAGCTGCAAAGGCTAATCCAACAAGAAAACTACCCAGAAAACCTGCTGGTTTATTCTTCAGCGAGACCCGTTTCTCGCCCAGCAACCATTTCAACGGCACCAGGCCGGTGACATGAATACCGAAGACAACAATCAGGATGCCGCCAAGCTTGCGGACCAGCTCCATATGCTGCTGCAGAAACGAGCCGATATAGGTTGCCGATGCCCCAAGCAGGACAAACACCACAGTAAAGCCACTGACAAAGGCCAGCGAATGCAGCATGGTCTTTCTACGCACAACATGGGTGGGATGCTCGGCATCCAGGTCACTGAATGAAAGACCGGTGATATACGTAATATACGACGGAATAAGCGGCAGGACGCAGGGAGACAGGAAGGAAAGCAGTCCTGCGACAAAGGCACCGATATAGGTAATCTGTTGAGTTTCCATAAGGTGGCCGGCTACTTCATCAGTCCTTCAAGAAAGGCGATCACTTCAGGGCTGTTCCAGTCCAGGCCGCCAATCACCTTTTTGACAATTATACCGTTCTTGTCGATCACAAAGGTCTCAGGTACCCCGGTAATACCGTAGGTCTTGGCAACCTGTCCGCTTGGGTCGGTATAGGCAGGCAGCGAGTATTTTGAATTTTTCAAAAACTCCTGTACCGCCTGTTTGCCCCCTTCATCAACCGAAACGCAGACCATCTGAAACGGCTTACCTGCCATAAACGTGTTCAGCTTGATCATGGAAGGGATCTCTTCCCGGCAGGGAGGACACCAGGTGGCCCAGAAATTAAGCAGCACCACCTTTCCCTTCAGGGCGGCCAGGGTCAACTGCTGGTTGTCAAGCGAGACCACACTGATCTCGGGGGCCTGACTCTTCTCAGCAGGGGCCTTGGAAGGGGCGGCAGACTTGTCCTTGCTGCAACCGGCGGTAAGGGCAACAGCACAGCAAAGCAGTACCAGCAACTTTTTCATGTATGTATCCTCCAGCAGAAAAACGGGATTTGCAGCGTGAAAGAACAGCGCCAGGGGTGGTTAACGGTTGCGCGTTACCACATATTCAGCCAGATCCAGCAGTGCTGCCTTGCAGCTATTGGCAGGAAAACAGGAGAGATGTCGTGCACAGTTTGCAACACAATCACGGGCTTTTTCAACCGTGTACTCAATACCGCCGTAGCTCTGCACCAGACCTGAAACCAGGCGGAAGTCTTCGGGGGTCAGCTCGTCTTTTTCAATAATGGCGCTTACCGCCTCACGCTCTTCATCGCTGCAGCCACGCAGGGCATGGATCAGAGGCAACGTCAGCTTGCCTTCTTCAAGGTCGTGGCCGATGCTCTTGCCGAACTCCTCTTCAGAGGCCGTGTAGTCAAGGATGTCGTCCATCAGCTGGAAGGCGATCCCCAGCTCCATGCCAAAGTCTGCCAGCGCCTGTTCCTGTTCCGGAGAAACCCCGCCCAGAATGGCACCACACTGACAGGCCGCAGACAGCAGTACCGCCGTCTTGGCACGCACCACCTCGATATACTGCTGCTCGGTGAGTTCCACCTCGCCGGTATACAGCAGCTGCAGCACCTCCCCTTCAGCAATAACGGTGGTGGCCTTGGACATGACCCGCAGCACATCAAGACTGCCGGCAGCGACCATCAGGGAAAATGATTTGGAGAAAAGGAAGTCGCCGATCAGAACCGAGGCCTCGTTACCCCAGAGGGTATTGGCAGAGGCAAGTCCACGGCGCAGGGTGGCACTGTCAACAACGTCGTCATGCAGCAGGGTGGCGGTGTGGATAAACTCAACCACGCTTGCCAGAGGGATGGCCTGATTGCCTTGGTACTCACACAAACGGGCGGCCAGCAGCAGCATGGCGGGACGTATGCGCTTTCCGCCGCTGGCAAGGACATATTCGCCAACCTTGCGGATAAGCGGAACATCAGACTCAAGATCTTTTCTGAACTGTTCCTCGACCTGTTTGAGATCTTCACCAATCAGTTCTAACGCAGCCTGCATGCCTGTCCAATCCATGAATAAAGTTTACACATACTACTGAAGCGCCGCTTAATTTGTCAAAGTATTTCTGGATTTACCTGCAGAGCCGGATGCGTATAAAGTTGCTTGTATCAACGATCCGGTGTATAGCAGTCAAGACTTTCTATCCCATCTATCAACCGGAAACGACTCTATGAAATTCAGTGATCTTTCGCTCCCCGCGCAGGTGCTGCAGGGGATCCATCAGGCCGGGTTCAGTGCCTGTACGCCGATTCAGGCCCAAACGCTCCCCCTGTCACTAAGCGGCAAGGATGTTGCCGGACAGGCGCAGACCGGCACCGGCAAGACCGCTGCCTTCCTGATCACCCTCTTCACCAAGCTGCTTGCCTCACAATCCGAAACCGCCGCCGGCAGTCTGCCGCGCCCGCGGGCCCTGATTCTGGCACCGACCCGCGAGCTGGTTGTCCAGATTGAAAAAGATGCCCAGTTGCTGGGCAGCCACTGCGGCTTTAACATCCAGGCCATTTATGGCGGCGTTGATTATATGAAGCAGAAAAACGCCCTGAAAGACGGTGCAGACGTCGTTATCGGCACGCCGGGACGCCTGATCGACTACCTGAAGCAAAAGGTCTATTCCCTGAAACATATTGAGATGCTGGTGATTGACGAGGCGGACCGGATGTTCGACATGGGCTTCATCCCGGACCTGCGCTATATCCTGCGCCGGCTGCCCCCCTTTGATCAACGCCAGAATCTGATGTTTTCAGCCACCCTGAACCAGCGGGTGATGGAACTTTCCTATGAATTCATGAATGTGCCGCAGAAGGTCTCGGTCACCCCGGAAAAGATGACGGCCGAACGGGTTGAGCAGGTGCTCTATCACGTTTCCAACAAGGAAAAGTTCCCCTTGCTGCTTGGCCTGCTACGGCGTGAAGGGATGGCCCGGACCATGCTCTTTGTCAACACCAAACGGGAGGCAGAGCGGTTACAGGACCGGCTGAATGCAAACGAGTTTCCCTGCCGGGTTATTTCCGGGGATGTTGATCAACGCAAGCGGATGAATATTCTTGAACAGTTCAAGCGGGGGGAGCTGGCAATTCTGATTGCCACGGATGTTGCCTCACGGGGGCTGCATATTGACGGCGTTTCCCATGTCATCAACTACGACCTGCCGCAGGATGCCGAGGACTACGTCCACCGGATCGGCCGGACCGCACGGGCTGGGGCTGAGGGCAAGGCGATCTCGCTGGCCGATGAAGACGGGGCCTTTTATATCGAGGCGATTGAGGAGTATATCAGACACAAGGTGGCTGTAGAATGGGCTGAAGACGACCTTTTCATGCACGACTACAAGCGGCCGAAGCACCGTCCGGCGCCGGTTGCCTCAACCAAGCAGCCCCACGGGCAACGTCACAAGCCCAAAGATCAGAAAAGCACGCCACGCAAAACAGCTGCAGCCTCTCCGCCGGAAGGAGAAAAAAAGAAACGCCGCCCGCGCCGGAGAAAACCGGGGGGCAGCGCCGCTCCAAGCGAGGGGACCGTCAAAACCGACTAGCCCTGCTGGTACACCCGTTTAAAACTATCTGCCTTGAGGTACAGCAACAGAAAATACAGCGGCACCATCCAAAGCGCTGAAACCAGCAAGGCGCTGAAACCTTCCACGAGATAGGCCCACCAGGGGGGGGCAATCGATTTCACGATCCAGACGACGTACAGCCCCACCTCATAGACTGGTGCCAGCACCAGCGAGGCCATGACAACCTGCTGTACCCCTTGCATGCCCCATGTTGCGCGCTGCAGGAAACCAAACGCAGCAGACAGGACAGCCAGACCGTAGAGCAGCTTTACCCAGGGCAGAAAGCCATAGCCCCAGAAGACCTGCCAGGCCGAAACCGGCTCAACAGACTGTTCCGACAGCTGCGCCTGAATGTCGGTACCAAGGTAACCGATTACCTCCCAGCCCCCCACCAGCAGGAAAACGGCTGCCCAGACTGCCACCCCCCAGCCCACGGCAGCGACCGGATCAAAACCATTGGCAAAGCCGGCCAGGCTGATGGCCGTTTTTTCCTTCACAGCTGGCGCAGCCGGTGCTTTAGCGGCAGCCGGCAACGGCACGGCGACCACCGTGTCAGGGCGGCAGTTCCGGTTCAGCAGCTCCTGCTCCCGCTTGAGCGCCTCTTCCTCCCGTTTTTTGGCAGCCACGGTCTTAACATCCATCCCACAGTGGGGACATTCGTCAAAGACCTCTTCGCAGAACGTGCTGTAGCCGCAGGAAGGGCAGGTATTGGTGGCAAAGGCAGAGGTCGCCTTTTTACGCGGCTTCTCAACCCGAAAACTCTCCTTACAACGCGGACAGGCGAGCATCATCCCATCATCAGGGATCTCAAGGTCATTCATGGTTCCGCTTGCCTTGCAGTTGGGACACTCTATACGCACAGTAGCTACCCCACGGTAGAAATGATGAATTCTCGCACCTGTCCGGCATCTGCCTGCATCCGCACACAACGGGTCGGCAGCCCCTCCAGTCGGGCAATGGCCGGCGGAACCGGAACCGCTTCACCGGTGGCCTCAACCACAGCCTCACCGAACTTTGCCGGATGGGCCGTGGACAGACAGACCACCGGCGTATCATCCGCAACCAGTTCCTGTGCCGCCCGCACCCCTACTGCGGTGTGGGGGTCCAACAGGTAGCCGGTATCATGCTTAAACTGTCTGATGGTCTCCAGGGTTGCCTGACGATCAACCGAGGCAGACCGGAAATCCTGACGGGCCTGCTGCAGCTCTTGCTGGCTGAAGCTGATTTTCCCCTCGGTCTTGAGCTGGGCAAAGGCGGCAGAAACCCGGGCTGCATCCTGCTTGAAGAGATAAAAGAGGTAGCGCTCAAAGTTGGAGGCGACCTGAATATCCATGGATGGCGACAGGGTTTGCACCACCGTACCGACCGAGTAATCCCCCTGATTGATGAAACGGGTCAGGATATTGTTTTCATTGGTGGCCAGCAGCAGTTTTTCAACCGGCAGCCCCATCTGCTGTGCCACATAGCCGGCAAAGATATCCCCGAAATTTCCGGTGGGAACCGAGAAGACCACCTTCTGCCCCTGTTGTGCCACCCGCAGCCAGGCGTAGATATAATACACCACCTGGGCCAGCACCCGGGCCCAGTTGATTGAATTCACCGCCCCAAGCGAGTATTTCTGCTTAAACTCCAGGTCGCCCATCAGCTCCTTGACAATATCCTGGCAGTCATCGAAGGTCCCGTCCACGGCAATATTGTGGACATTTTCATCCAGCACCGACGTCATTTGCAGGGCCTGTACCGGCGAGGTCTTACCATGGGGGTGCAGGATGAAGATGCTGATGCCGGCCTTGCCCCGTACGCCATGAATGGCTGCACTGCCGGTGTCACCGGAGGTTGCCCCCACAATGGTCAGCTGCTCATGCCGCTCCTGCAGGATATACTCAAACAGGTTGCCCAGAAACTGCAGGGCAACATCTTTGAAGGCCAGGGTGACGCCGTGGAACAGCTCCAGGATATAGACGCCGTCTTTCTGCACGACCGGCGTCACCTCCGGGTGGCTGAAGGTGGCGTAAGAACGATCAATCAGAGCCCGCAGCTCACTGGCCGGTATGTCATCAACAAAACGTGAAATAATCTCGAAGGCAAGTTGCGGGTAGTTCAGAGAGCGCCAGGACTCCAGCTCTGCAGCAGAAAAGACAGGAATCGACTCCGGCAGCAAAAGGCCGCCGTCGTTGGCCAACCCCATCATAACCGCATCTTTAAAACGTACCGGCGCAATGCCGCCACGGGTACTCAGGTAACGCATGGACATTCCTTTCAGGCGGAGAGTTGAACGGTTTTATGTAACAGGTTTGGACAAAAAAAGCTAGAGGCTGACCGGTCGCAACTCTCCCGGTGAGAACAGGAAAAAGACACGAAAAATACAATATTTATAGAACTCGGAAAACAGCAGCCGGAAGGTGCCCAGATGATGCCACCACTCCTCCTTGACATTGCTGCTGTCAACCGGATAGGGGTACACCGCAACTTCCGGGGGAAGGGCGTTACGAAAGAGTATGGCCGAACGTTTCAGGTGATAGCGTGAGGTGATCAACAGCACCGAGCGGACCTTGTGTTCCACCAGGATATCCCGACCGTAAATGGCATTTTCCAGCGTATTCCGCGACAGTTTTTCCAGAACCACATTATCAGCAGACGGGTCACCGGGCTTGGGACGGTACAGGTCTGATTTTCTTACCGTCGGGTCCACCCCCACCAGAAAGAGCCAGGTTGCGCGACGCTCCCTGAAAAGCCGGACCCCCTCATCAACCCTGCCTTTACCGCCGGCCAGCACCACGATCGCATCGGCCTGCACCTGACGCGGACGGGCAGAAAAGGTCTTATAGGTAAAATCAATAAAAAGCGCTGTCACAATCAGCAGTGCCAGCATGAGCAATGACAGGAGGGCCTTAAAGATTTTCATGTCAGTATTTTTCCTTGCACCAGAGAAACGATTCTGATAAAAGAATTTGTTCAGTTAGCACGGGAGGTAAGATCCATGTCCAGAAAATGTGAAATTTGCGGTAAAGGCCCCAGCACCGGCAACAATGTGAGCCATGCCAACAACAAGACCCGTACCACCTGGTACCCTAACCTGCAGAAGGTAAAGGCCAAGGCAGCCAACGGCAGTGTGTCCACCATCAAGGTCTGCACACGCTGCATCCGTTCCGGCTCCGTTACCAAGGCTCTGTAGCCTTTCCGGTAACACCTACATTAAACAGCCGTGTGCACCCGCTTGCACACGGCTTGTTTAGTTTTGTGCGATCGCGACCGCCTCTACTTCAACCCGCGCTCCCCGCGGCAGGGCAGCAACGGCAACCGTGGCCCGGGCCGGTTTGACACCCGGGAAGTACTGGCCGTAGACCTGGTTGACAAGCGGAAAATCAGCCATATCCGTTAAATAGATTGTCGTTTTCACCACCTGGTCAAAATCGCTACCGGCGGCCTCAAGTACCCCCCGCAGATTTTCCATCACCCGCCCGGTCTCCTGCTCAACCGTACCGGTGACCATCTCACCCGATACCGGATCAAGCGGAATCTGACCGGAACAGAACAACAATCCACCTGCCACCACAGCCTGGGAATACGGACCGATCGCTGCCGGTGCCTTGTCAGTTGCTATGCTTTTCATATACTCCCCCACTCAACTACAAATTAAAGGACAGGATAACTGCTTAACTCCTCGCTCCTTAATACGTTCTTCAACTCAAACAAAAAAATTGCGAGGAAGGCCGGATACCAGGCGCACGGAGCGCAATGACCGAGACATACCAGACAGGTAGGCGAGGTTATGAGCACCGCGCAACACCGTAGACGGCCTCCGCAGCATTTTTTGCCTAGCTTTTTACCCGCTCCACCTTCATAACCCCCTTCACCTTCATCAAGGCATTCACAACCTTGTTCAGGTGAGTCAGGTCGGTCACGTTCAACTCAAAGATGTTCTCTCCACGCTTGTCGACGGTACTCTTGATCTGGGCACTGACAATATTGGCTTCGGCATTGGTGATTGCCAGCGTCATATTGGCTAGAATCCCCTTTTCATCCATACAGAAGACCCGCAGCCTGACCGGCAGTGCAGCACTCTTTCCCTTAGCCCAGGTCACATCAATCCGCCGCTCCGGATCACTCTCGGCAACAAAGGGGCAGTCGGCGGTATGAATGGTAACCCCCTGCCCGCGGGTGATGAAGCCGACAATCTCATCGCCGGGCAACGGGTTGCAGCATTTGGCATAGCGGATCATGATATCCTCCATGCCGCCGACCTCAACAGCACTGGAGGAACGGCCCTTCAACTTATTGATGACACTGGTTATGCGGGATTCTTTCTGATCCTGACGGACCTGCAGCCGCTCTTCAGGAATCAGCTTGCCGATCACCTGCCCTGCTGAAACCTTGCCATAGCCCATGGCCGCCAGCAGATCATCTTCACTGTTGAAACCATACTCGTTGGCAATCTTCCTGAGCTCCCCCCCCTTGATCACCTTCTGGAGGTTCAGGGAGTATTTGCGGAACTCCTTTTCACAGAGTTCACGCCCCAGCACGATACTGCGCTTGCGCTCCTCAATCTTGATCCAGGCCCGGATCTTGTTACGGGCGCGGGAGGAACGGACGATCTTGAGCCAGTCTTTGCTGGGCGTGTGGTGGGGGGAGGTGATCACCTCGACAATATCGCCGTTCTGCAGTTCATGTTTCAACGGTACCAGCTTGCCGTTGACCTTGGCCCCCACGCAGCGATGCCCCACATCGGTATGCACGGCGTAGGCGAAGTCGATCGGGGTGGAACCCTTGGGGAAGCCCTTCACATCCCCTTTGGGGGTAAAGACATAGACCTCCTCGGGAAACAGCTCAACCTTGACCGAGTCCATGAACTCCCGGGAGTCCTGTAACTCCTGCTGCCACTCCAACAGCTGGCGCAGCCAGGCAAAACGCTTGACCTCTTTTTCGTCGTAGCCCTTGCCTTCCTTGTACTTCCAGTGGGCCGCAATCCCTGCCTCAGCCACCCGGTGCATCTCATGGGTGCGGATCTGCACCTCCATCCGGTCGCCATGTGGGCCGATCACGGTGGTATGCAGCGACTGGTACATATTCCCCTTGGGCATGGCGATATAGTCTTTAAACCGCCCGGGAATCGGCCGCCAGGAAGAATGAATCAGCCCCAGCACCTCATAGCAGCTCTTGATATCATCCACCAGAATCCGCAGGGCGGTCAGGTCATAGATCTCCTCAAAATCCACCTTCCGTTTTTCCATCTTACGGTAGATTGAATAGAGGTGTTTGCTGCGGCCCGAGACCTCACCCACAATCTGGTGTTCGACAAGTTTCTGCCGGATGGCCTCCTGAATCTCATGGATGAATGATTCCCGCTCCTGCTTCTTGCGCTGGATCTTGGTTGCCAGGTCAAAGTAGACATCCGGCTGCAGGTACCTGAACGACAGGTCCTCAAGCTCGGTCTTGATCCAGGAAATCCCCAGGCGGTGCGCAATCGGGGCGTAGATATCCATGGTCTCGCGGGAGATGGAGCGCTGCTTGGTATCAGGCTGAAACTGCAGGGTCCGCATGTTATGCAGCCGGTCAGCCAGCTTCACCAGGATCACCCGGATATCATTGGCCATGGCGATCAGCATCTTGCGGAAGTTTTCGGCCTGATTCTCTTCCTTGGTCTTGAAATGGATCTTACTGATCTTGGTTACCCCGTCAACCAGTTCGGCAACTTCCTTGCCGAACATCTCGGCCAGCTCTTCCGAGGTGGTCAGGGTATCTTCGATGGTATCATGGAGGAAACCGGTCACAATGCTGGGCACATCCAGCTTTAAACCGGCAAGCAGTCCGGCAACTTCCAGGGGATGAATGATATACGGCTCACCGGAAAGGCGGGTCTGGCCCTGATGCACCTTGGCACAGTACACGTAGGCCTTCCTGATCAGATTCAGATCAGCAGACGGGTTATAGGTTACAACCGTATCAAGGATATCGTTCAGGCGTATCATGCAGGGGTACGTGCTATCGGGTGACCAGTGTCACAAACACCGGGGGAAGGTGCAAAAATGGAGGCGCTACCAAGCGGCAGGCCTCCAGAGTTGATCCAATCATGCAGAACGCTTGCTGCTCAGCTCAGCCGACAACTTACCGGCAGCAATTTCGCGCAGCGAGGTAACCACATGGCGGTTGTTCTTGGGGTCAATCAGCGGCTTAGCCCCCTTGTAGAGCTGCTTGACCCGTTTGGAGGCCATCATGACCAGCATGAAGCGGTTATCCACTTTTTCAAGGCAATCTTCAACAGTAACCCGTGCCATCGTCTCTATCTCCTTTTGTCCACAAACGAATAATGGAGCGGTGATTATACCTATAGCTGCTCAAATATCAAACATTTTCGACACCTGACCCAACATACGTGCCGTGGTATGGCGTGCGGCAGTCACCAGTGACGCCAAGGCCTCGTGGGCCTCATCAAGCCGGTCGTTTACCACGATGTAATCATACCAGCGCGCCTCACGGATCTCCTCGGTTGCCCGCTCGATCCGGCGTTCGATTACCTCTTTGGCGTCGGAAGAGCGGGATTCAAGCCGGCGCCGCAGCTCTGCCATGCTGGGAGGCAGCACAAAGACAAACAGGCCGTTAATACCGCGGTCCTTGAGGATACGCGCCCCCTGGCAGTCAATGTCGAGCAGGATATCAATGCCGTCAATCCTGGCCTGTTCCAGCGTCGCAATGGCGGTTCCGTAAAAATTTCCATGCACCTCGGCCCACTCGGCAAAACCGTTTTCAGCAATCATCTGCTTGAAACGCTCAATCGAGACAAAATGGTAATCAACACCATCCTGCTCCCCCGGCCTGGGTTGCCGGGTCGTATAACTGACCGACTCCTTCAGTGCAGGAAAACGGCTGACCAGCCCGTTACAGAGTGTTGTCTTGCCAGCCCCGGACGGTGCTGAAATAACGATGAGAAGCCCTTCTTGCTGCATATCCCCCCCGCAGGTAAGGAACGATGATTTTTTTGTTCTGAGTGCGGCAGTTAAGAAATGGCGCGAAGGCGTACCATCAAGTACGTTGACAAGCCATTTTGAAGACTGACGTGCTCAGAGCAAAAAAAGACCGTTCCTATTCGATGTTCTGGACCTGTTCCCGCATCTTCTCCAACTCCGCCTTCATCTGCACCACCAGCGAGGTAATGGCGGAATCATTCGCCTTGGAACCGATGGTATTCACTTCACGGTTGATCTCCTGCATCAGGAAGTCAAGCTTGCGCCCAACCGGTTCCTTCAGCAGCAGGGTCTCATCAAACTGGGCAAAGTGGCTCTCCAGACGTACCAGTTCTTCCGTAATATCACAACGGTCAGCCAGCAGGGCAACCTCCTGGGCCAGCCGCTGCGGATCAAGCTCTGTCCCGCCCAGCAACTTCTCTAGCCGTTGCTGCAGCTTCTGCTGATACTCCTCAACCACCCGGGGGGCACGTTCCCGCACCTGGGCAACCAGGGCCGCCAGTTCAGTACGCCGCGCCTTCAGGTCAGCCTGCAGTGCCTCGCCTTCGCGCAGCCGCATCCCGTCCAGACCGGCAAGGGCCTGCCCAACTGCCTGCAGTACCAGCGGCAACAGATCCCCCTGGTCCTCACTGGCCGACTCCTGCAGCACATTGCGTTGAGCCAGTATCAAAGAGAGCGGAATCTCCGCCGACACATGCAACTCATGGGCAAGCTCCTGGAAGGCCTGATGATACCCCTTGGCAACCCCGTGGTTCAGCGGCGGAACCACCACCTCGCCCACAGCCGGCTCCCACTGTACAAACAGATCGGCCTTACCACGCTTGACATAGCCGCCGACCGCCTTACGTACCTCATGTTCATAGGCCAGAAAACTGCGCGGCATCTTGACCGACACCTCCCCGTAGCGGTTATTGACGGTCTTTATCTCAACCAGACAACGGCCCTGATGATCCGTTGATTCGCCTTTGCCATACCCGGTCATGCTCTTGATCATGCCTGCCTCCTCATCGTTCGTACCTACTCATATACTTCAGCTGCCCTGCTGCTGTCCATAGTGAGAACGCAGCAGCAACGATCCTCAGGTTCATGCAACTGCCTATTGACAACATCCGGGATCAATGTGCAAAGTCGTAGAACAGGTTAAAAACCGGATACATTCCATGGGGATCAAATTTCGATTCCAGCTCAGCAATGCCTGCAGGGGGCTGCCAAAGCGAGTACCCTGCCCGTACATTGAGATAACGGGTGAAACCATATGAGCCATGCCGCAAACATCCGCAGCCGGATACTGATTCCGTTGTCTCTGACCTTTCTGGTGCTGCTTTGCAGTTTCCTCTACAGCGCCTTTGCCATCCGGGGCGCCGGGATTGCCAATGAGCTGGAGCGGGAACATGGTGAAACCATCTCCATCTTTAAAGGGATGCTGTCAGCCAGAACCAGGCTGATGACAGCCGCTGCCGAGATCATACTCAAGGACCCTGCGCTGAAGCAGGCCATGCGCAGCCGGAACCGCGCTGGCCTCTACGCCGCAGCCCTGCCCTACCAGCGCAAACTGACAACCAACGATGTCACTCATTTCTATTTTCACACTCCCGACTCCAAAAACTTTTTGCGGGTTCACCAGCCGGACCGCTACGGAGACCTGATCAACCGGGATTCCATGCAGCGTGCTGTGGAGACCGGTGATGCGGCCGATGCCCTTGAGATGGGCCCCTTCGGCACCCTGACCCTGCGGCTGGTCATCCCCTGGCATGACCAAAGCGGCCTGATCGGTTATCTGGAACTAGGAACAGAGGTCAACGACATCCTTGACGATCTTGCCATTATTAACAACATTGACTATCTGGTCGTGCTCAACAAGGAGCTGCTGGACAAAAAGACCATGGCAACAGGCTATGCCTGGGTGGGAAGAAAAGTCGACTGGGAGCGTTACCCGGATAAAGTCGTTATTGCCCAGTCGATTCCAAGCATTCCACCGGCACTGGACCACCAGCTCGCAGAGGAAACAAAGAAGCTTTCCCGCAGCAGGGCCTGGAACAGCGCAGCACTCGGTAACCAGCACTACGCCTTCAGAACCTTTCCCTTTCACGAATCAAGCGGCCGCGAAATCGGAAACTTCATCCTGTTATATGACATAACCAATCAGACACGAAGTTTTCACCACTTCATCATCTATTCACTCTGCTTCAGTTGCGGCATATCGATCATACTGTTCATGTTTGCCTGGAAGATCCTGGGGCGCGTTGAGCAGACCATCGAGGAAACCCGGCAAAAATTATCAGAGGAAGTGGACAAGACCTCTGAAGCCAACAACCTGCTTGAAACTGAGATTGCCGAACGCCAGAAAGCAGAGGAGGCGCTTGTCCATCTGAATAGCCACCTTGAAGAACGGATTGCGGAGCGGACCAGACACCTTGAAGCAGCAACCGAAGCGCTTGAACTGGGACGGCATGAGCTGGAAAAGGCCTATGCAGAACTGACCTCACGGCAGGCGATTATCCTGCATCAGGACAAAATGGCCAGTATCGGTCTCCTGGCTGCCGGGGTGGCCCATGACATCAACAATCCGATCGGTTTTGTAACCAACAACCTGGAAGAGCTCAGTATCTACCTGACCCGGCTTCAGGCGTTTATTGAAGAGCAGCAGGCCATAATCCAGGCCACCGCCTCCCCTGAAGAGCTGAAAAAATTGCACGAAGACTGGAATCAACTGGGAATTGATTACATTCTCGATGATTTTGGAGCGTTGATTGCAGAGTCATTGGAGGGGGCAACCCGGGTCAGCGACATTGTCAAAAATCTGCGCAACTTCTCCCGTGTCGATGACTTTGCCTTCAAGCAGGCTGATATCAATGAGTGCCTGGAAAACTCAATCAAGATCACCCATCATGAATTGCGGCATAAAGCGCAGGTACATCGGCAGTTTGGCGAGATTCCAAAAATTTTATGCTGCCCGCAGCAGCTGAACCAGGCCTTCATGAATCTGCTGGTCAATGCTGCCCATGCCATTGACAAACGTGGCGACGTAACACTTAAAAG includes these proteins:
- a CDS encoding sensor histidine kinase; protein product: MSHAANIRSRILIPLSLTFLVLLCSFLYSAFAIRGAGIANELEREHGETISIFKGMLSARTRLMTAAAEIILKDPALKQAMRSRNRAGLYAAALPYQRKLTTNDVTHFYFHTPDSKNFLRVHQPDRYGDLINRDSMQRAVETGDAADALEMGPFGTLTLRLVIPWHDQSGLIGYLELGTEVNDILDDLAIINNIDYLVVLNKELLDKKTMATGYAWVGRKVDWERYPDKVVIAQSIPSIPPALDHQLAEETKKLSRSRAWNSAALGNQHYAFRTFPFHESSGREIGNFILLYDITNQTRSFHHFIIYSLCFSCGISIILFMFAWKILGRVEQTIEETRQKLSEEVDKTSEANNLLETEIAERQKAEEALVHLNSHLEERIAERTRHLEAATEALELGRHELEKAYAELTSRQAIILHQDKMASIGLLAAGVAHDINNPIGFVTNNLEELSIYLTRLQAFIEEQQAIIQATASPEELKKLHEDWNQLGIDYILDDFGALIAESLEGATRVSDIVKNLRNFSRVDDFAFKQADINECLENSIKITHHELRHKAQVHRQFGEIPKILCCPQQLNQAFMNLLVNAAHAIDKRGDVTLKSWSDADSVHISITDTGCGIPENLQPQIFEPFFTTKEAGKGTGLGLSIVADIIKLHQGEISVQSRPGQGTTFTITLPTRPEVGDA